The following proteins are encoded in a genomic region of Corylus avellana chromosome ca4, CavTom2PMs-1.0:
- the LOC132178098 gene encoding uncharacterized protein LOC132178098 yields the protein MTTKCPPHGFENERIIQYFYRGLNQTEHNLLESMNGGEFLNLTGEESYKTLDKLSEHTQQWDFQDNGGRQLAAPKTGGLYEAQNDTDIREELEDLRRQLDAMTLNKPVNVADTYQVDVCGLCASPMHFTQNCPSLSIDAEYPTKQVNAFNDYRKPTNRPFSETYNPGSGQPRPPAYQSITQVPHPASQLSLKDTLKAIMQTANHSIQSTDQAVQELKNATMANSRDIQELKNEFRDSKNFTHQAMSKMEGQIGQLANQISIKYKDPRCPTIACMIGDNRVNRVVLELGASVNILPYPVYVQLGMGELKPISITLPLVNRSIKVPRGTVEDVLIKVDKFYNPMDFIVLDTEPVINVELQI from the exons ATGACTACGAAGTGCCCACCCCACGGTTTTGAGAATGAGAGGATCATTCAATATTTCTACAGGGGATTGAATCAAACAGAGCATAACCTACTTGAGTCTATGAATGGTGGAGAATTCTTAAATCTTACGGGGGAAGAATCCTATAAAACTTTGGATAAACTATCCGAACACAcacaacaatgggattttcaagataATGGGGGTAGACAACTTGCCGCTCCCAAGACGGGAGGCCTCTATGAGGCGCAGAACGATACTGACATAAGGGAGGAACTCGAGGATCTTAGGCGTCAGCTTGACGCTATGACCCTAAACAAACCAGTGAATGTAGCGGATACTTACCAAGTTGACGTATGCGGGTTATGTGCCAGCCCAATgcacttcactcaaaactgCCCATCTCTGTCAATAGATGCTGAGTACCCAACAAAAcaagtcaatgccttcaatgacTACAGAAAACCCACAAATAGACCATTTTCTGAgacttacaatccagg TTCCGGCCAACCTCGACCACCTGCCTATCAGTCCATCACTCAAGTGCCACATCCTGCATCACAGTTATCATTGAAAGACACTCTTAAAGCAATCATGCAGACAGCTAACCATTCCATACAGTCAACCGACCAGGCCGTACAAGAGCTTAAGAATGCCACCATGGCCAATagtagagacatacaagaacttaagaaTGAGTTTAGGGACTCAAAGAACTTCACTCATCAAGCTATGTCAAAGATGGAAGGGCAAATTGGCCAGCTAGCCAATCAA ATCTCTATCAAGTACAAGGACCCTCGATGTCCTACAATTGCTTGCATGATTGGTGACAACCGAGTTAATAGAGTTGTGTTGGAATTGGGGGCTAGTGTAAATATCCTGCCGTATCCAGTCTATGTTCAGCTGGGAATGGGTGAGCTGAAACCCATTTCGATTACACTTCCTTTGGTTAACAGATCTATAAAGGTTCCGAGGGGAACTGTTGAAGATGTTCTtatcaaagttgataagttctacAACCCTATGGACTTCATTGTCTTAGATACAGAACCTGTTATAAATGTGGAGCTCCAAATTTGA